gggtggggggatgacacagccccggactcctgggttccccctgggtgtgtgtgtgggggcgtggGACACACCCCCGCactcctgggttccccccgggtgtgtgtggggtggggggatgacacagccccggactcctgggttccccccgggtgcgtgtggggtggggggatgacagccccggactcctgggttccccccaggtgtgtgtggggtggggggatgacacagccccggactcctgggttccccccgggtgtgtgtgggggcgtgGGACACACCCCCGCactcctgggttccccccgggtgtgtgcgggggggggggatgacACAGCCCCGCactcctgggttccccccgggtgtgtgtggggtggggggatgacacagccccggactcctgggttccccccgggtgtgtgtggggtggggggatgacacagccccggactcctgggttctgccccctcccttccacccgGACGCCTGGCTCCCCCCTGCGGGCGGGCGGTACCTACCGGTGTGGTGCTCTccggggggcaggctgtgggcggggggggcgctgggggagagagaagaggggTGAGCGGGGGAGGGGACAAGGGGGGTGCGGGGCACTGCCAGGAGACAGACTCACTCGGCCTGGGGGGACCCCGGCATCCGGGGCGCTGGCTGCTCTGCCCCCGGCGGGGCCACGGAGGGGGAGCTGCTCACCAGGGGCTGCGGCGGGGAGCCTGGCGGGGGAGAGAGGAGTCATGGGTGGAGCTTGGGGCAAGCCCCGCCCCTCCaggcctgccctgcccacccatccacaagccccgcccccagccccgcccacccagctacaagccccaccccagccgctcccacccagccataaGCCCCACCCCCGCGGTacctgggtgtggggggcggcCCATGGCAGCGAGGTAGTGGGTCAGGACACGGAGCTCTGGGGGGCGCGGCAGGGTCCCGGCCAGGGGGCTCTCGCTCCAGGcagcctcctgcagctgggggaaatggGGGGTCAGGGCCgggccccccacttccctcccctccccgacccccctggcccctcctacctgctggagctggggcgggggcagggcgctCTCCAGGCGCAGCAGGTACTCGTAGATCAGCCCCTCCAGGCCCCCCAGGAAGGGCTCCCCGTACTCGGCCTCCAGCTGCGCCTGCCGAGAGCTTAGGGGTCAGCCCCCCGCTcggcccagccctgcgccccacactcccccactgcacccagccctgcgccccacagcccccgcctccGGCCCAGCCCCGTTCCTGGCcgagccctgcaccccacagctcccaagGGCGCAGCTCCCCGCCCAGCCGAGCCCtgcgccccacagccccccggcTTCGGCCCAGTcccgctccccacagccccccagggcacaccccagcctggcccagccctgtgcccccatgGGTCATAGGACCTTCCGCCTtagcccccaacaccccacaaccaagcccccagcccagcccctttgCCCACCCgaaccccccatccccctgccccaccaatgGCTTGCAGCCGCCAGCACAGCCTCATGCTCCCAccacaacccctgctgctgccctgtgcctgtcctgcaccccacacctcccacctggcccccctgcccccgccctgctcaCTTCCAGGTAGGTCTCCCGCCGCCGTGGgttcctcagcagctccagcaccagctcccggAAGCTCTCCTGGGCTTCGGCCAAAAGGCGCAGGTCCCGGGCGCTCTGGGCGGGGGGAGaaatgcggccacctctggggtgcgGTGAGGAGCGGCACCCAGGAGCAACGGGGGGCAGCCGGcctctgcctgcctcccagcgccccctagtgctgtACTGGGGGCCTGGTCGCGTGCTGAACCCCAtcccgctccctgccccatggtGCCCCAGCACCGCTGTGGGGCCGACCCCGCCTACCAGGGAGTgatccctgccccacggcgcccctaGCACCGCTGTGGGGCTGACCCCACTACCAGGGAGTGATCCCTGCCCCACGGTGCCCTTagcactgctgtggggctgacCCCGCCTACCAGGGAGTGATCCCTGCCCCCTGGCGCCCTTAGCACTGCTGTGGGGCCGACCCCGCCTACCAGGGAGTGATCCCTGCCCCATGGTGCCCTTAGCACTGCTGTGGGGCCGACCCCGCCTACCAGGGAGTGATCCCTGCCCCCTGGCACCCCTAGCACCGCTGTGGGGTCGACCCCGCCTACCAGGGAGTGATCCCTGCCCCACGGTGCCCTTAGCCCTGCGGCGGGGCCGCCCCGCCTACCAGGGGGCACCCCTGCGGAACCCCCCGCCCCACGGCGCCCCTCACACCGCGGGCTGCCCAGGGAGCCGCCCCCAGCGGCGGGTGGGACTCACAGCCAGGGGGTGGCGCTGGGTGTCGCCCTCGGGGAAGTAGGTGTCCACCGCCTCGTAGATCCGGCCGTGGGGCTGCCCCTCCCGCAGCATGCCCATGACAATCTGCGGGGGCACAGCGGGCTGGGCTAGTGGGCCGGGCcgagccaggcagggcaggacagccgggcccccccaccgctgcccgCGCCCCCCCTTACCGCCGCCTGCAGGCCCAGGCGCAGCCGGGCGTGGTGGCGGAAGCGCACGAGGTCGGGGGCCGCCTGCCCCAcggcctccagcagccccagcacgcGGGGGAAGTCGCCCAGCTGCCGCGCCCGCACCACCTGCCAGGCGGCCGCCGCGGCCAGGCGCAGGGGGGTGCAGGGCTCCGGGCCCCCCGCCGCCTGCCTGGGGGAGACAGAGGGGGGAAGGTCAGTGGGGACAGCCCGGCTCCgcccaccccagctccaggggctgctctggccccactggctcccacccctgcccccagccctggctcccacccctgcccccagccctggctcccctcacATCTAGTCGCACCCCCAGACTTAGGCCCCGCCCATTCCCCGCCCCGTCCCCTCTAGCCCCGCCCctatctgccccagccctggccacgcCCACACCTAGCCCATCCCCAGATGTAGGCCCCGCCCCTTCGccccctctggccccaccccagccataggCCCCGCCCACATCTAGTTGCGACCCCAGacttaggccccgccccttctctctCCCAGTCCGCCTATTGCCCCGCCCCCTCTAGTCCTGGCCCCGCCCACACACAGCCCGTTCCGACATAGGCCCCGCCCACCACTAGCCCCGCTTTGActgtcccagctctggccccgcCCACACTCTAGCCCCGCCCCAGTcctgggccccgccccttctctggCTCATCCCTGGCCCCTCCTCTATCCCGCCCCCGCCTCGCGCCCATCGCGGGCCGCTCACCCCCCCTTCGGCGCCGCGCACCCGTTCTCTCCCACGTCACTTCCGGCCATGCCCGGCCACGGCCCCGGCCCCGCTGGCGGCTCCTCCGGCCCCGCGCGCGCGCCTCCCGCCGCGGCTCCCGCGTCACTTCCGCTTCCGCCCGGCCGCGCGGCctctgcagggggcgggggaggcgctGCGCGGCCGGACGCGGCCGAATCCACGCGGGCTCCCAgcgcggccccgccccctcgTGCTGGgagaccccgccccccgccgcagccccgccccccgcttccTCAGAGCtcagaccccgccccccgccgcagccccgccccccgcttccTCAGAGCTCAGACCCCGCCCCGCTCCCTCGTGCTGGGAGACCCCGCCCCCCGCTTCCCCAGACGtcagaccccgccccccgccgcggccccgccccgctccctcGTGCTGGgaggccccgccccccgccccagagccccgcccctcgcgtcaccctcctcaggcaccccggggacccccggGAGCGGAGGCCAGCAAGGGGGCACTTGTGGGGTGCGCGGCCTGGGCCCGCTCCAGCCCCCGGACTCGGCGCTCCCGGCTCGTTCCCGTCTGGTTGCGCGAGCCGCGACCCCCCCCAGACCCACAACCCGCTGCCGCCCCCGTGCGCCGGCCCCgcagaccccgccccccgcttCCCCGGAGGGCCGCCCCCCGAGCTCAGACCCCGCCCCCCGAGCTCCGCCCCCCCGAGCTCAGACCCCGCCCCCCGAGCTCCGCCCCCCCGAGCTCGGACCCCGCCCCCCGTTTCCCCGGAGGGCCGCCCCCCCCGAGCTCAGATCCCGCCCCCCGAGCTCCGCCCCCCCGAGCTCAGATCCCGCCCCCCGAGCTCCGCCCCCCCGAGCTCGGACCCCGCCCCCCGTTTCCCCGGAGGGCCGCCCCCCCCGAGCTCAGATCCCGCCCCCCGAGCTCCGCCCCCCCGAGCTCAGACCCCGCTCCCCCAGAGTCCCGCCCCAGAGCTCagatcccgcccccccccgagccccggcccccccccccgcccccgctcacaTACCCAGCGGGGCCCTTAACCCTGGCTCAGCCTCACCCCCTTCCGCTCTGGTCTCAGCTCCCACCAGAGACACACccggacacccccccaccccctctcatcAGCCAGGATCTCCTTCCGCACCCCCCCTTCTCCTTTGCTGCCTTTCTCATCCTCTGGGCGAAAGACCCCCCCCAGGGATGGAGCTCAGGGGTCCCCCCTTTGGAcagggctcaggggtcccccccgtgatggagttcaggggtcccccccttgggatggggctcaggggttcTCCCCTTGGGACAGGGTTTGGGGTCTCCCCTTgggctggggttcaggggtccccgagcgcttacccccccaccccgccgcaggcaggagtgactctcacccggcaggtagaacaggaggtttatgaggcgccagagcccggctcagcacagaggggtcagtgcagccggcagagacagtccttccaacccgtcctggggagaggagcccgaggggggcccctctggggtgcagcttcccccctcgccaggctggctccttccagctccctctcccccaccttctaactgccacctccgattcaaacccagctcggctcctccccgatctgcgctcagggcagaggtgttacctgccagcccaggggtcatccttaccCGCTGGgacctgctctgcctgtcacacacacacatcccgcccgagtctcacatgcaccccccgccccccgtcacACCCCTCAGTCCTTCAAGCTGTTCTGAACAGCTTCTTGTGCCTCTTctgagctcctcttcaggaatgGAAAAGTTGATGCCAGCACGTTagcttggggggggggtgagatCTGACACCCCTCAAGACACACGCGTGAGGGGCTTCGTTGCTGCTCCCGCCCGCTAGCTCGGCTGCGGGCTGCTTGCAGCAGGTTGACTTTTCCCCAGGCCGTGCTCGTTTCGAAATATTTCAGTTGCCTAACGCTTGGACGCGAGGCAAAATTGTTGCAACAAAGAATTCCACTAattgggggctggactcggtgccCTCCTGACCTAGGCCTCTACGGGTCTCAGATGAATGTCTCTGCTGAGCCGCAGCCCTTTGGCATCGTAGAGACGTGCAAATTTAGTAGGTCACGCCAGGTCGTGGCTAAAGGCGACTTCCTCAGCTGACAAGCTTGGGAAACCACCAAGTCCTGTGACGCTGGAGAGGTTAACTAGGGCACAAGCTCACACGGGTCAAAGCCGGGGGCCTCCCTCCTCTTTTCCATCTGCAGATTTTCCCCCCggctgtggaataaattttgttacgtgcagtGAGGCCTGGGCTGAGGCGCACCACCCAGCGACAGGGCGCTGATCAGCTGAGCGGCTGCCCGCCTGGGTGGCACTCAGGGGAAGCCCTCTGGCACCGTGGGGCGGTTTCATTACGCTGCCTGGCAGGTTGGATTGGGTTAAGCCTAGTTAACGATAAGCTGCCCGCCTGTCGGAACAGCTGTTTCAGGTGGCCTGTCTCTGCCCACACCATGAGAATCCAAGAaggatccccccgccccccgccaaagTCGAGCAAAGTCCCCCCGCCCCTGCTGGGGGTTGGTGGTGGGGCGTGATAAGACAGTACCTGTGAGAAATcagagtgtggtggtggtgggtgggagggctcagagcagggggagcTGACAGCTGGGGATACAGGAGTCAAGGCAGgggggttggagtgggggagctcaggacaggtgtggggagggtacagggctgagggcagggggttgaatgtgtgtggggctccaggctggggactgggcctggtgggggctaagggggctcaaggcaggagggTGGGTCACGTGCAGGTTCAGGGCAGGAGCTTCGGGGCatgtgggggctcaggacagggggttggggtcccaacaggctcagggctggggcccacACCTGGAAACTGTGATACCCCACCGCTGGGTCTCTGGGCCGCCCGgcgccagcctcccacccccaccgctggaagggacctccagagaccttccagtcccctccctgccctcacggcCGACCAGGCCCGAGAGACCCTCCCACCAGCGTTGGTCCCACATCTCCCACGACGGAGACCCCACCGCCTCCCTCGGCCGGCGATGACGCCCAGCGTCGACCCGCCCTGACAGTTCAGGACTTCTTCCCAACgcccaacctcaacctccctggctgcagctgaaacCAGGTGCGCCTTGTCC
The window above is part of the Carettochelys insculpta isolate YL-2023 chromosome 32, ASM3395843v1, whole genome shotgun sequence genome. Proteins encoded here:
- the TINF2 gene encoding TERF1-interacting nuclear factor 2 isoform X2; the encoded protein is MAGSDVGENGQAAGGPEPCTPLRLAAAAAWQVVRARQLGDFPRVLGLLEAVGQAAPDLVRFRHHARLRLGLQAAIVMGMLREGQPHGRIYEAVDTYFPEGDTQRHPLASARDLRLLAEAQESFRELVLELLRNPRRRETYLEAQLEAEYGEPFLGGLEGLIYEYLLRLESALPPPQLQQLQEAAWSESPLAGTLPRPPELRVLTHYLAAMGRPPHPGSPPQPLVSSSPSVAPPGAEQPAPRMPGSPQADAPPAHSLPPGEHHTEPCGAEVWESEAESEDSVPRRKVRRKGVAAQPGLRKWGALAAAFPQPCPPTPLGGSPPPTAQRQQPPGGAPQDFYW
- the TINF2 gene encoding TERF1-interacting nuclear factor 2 isoform X4 produces the protein MAGSDVGENGCAAPKGGQAAGGPEPCTPLRLAAAAAWQVVRARQLGDFPRVLGLLEAVGQAAPDLVRFRHHARLRLGLQAAIVMGMLREGQPHGRIYEAVDTYFPEGDTQRHPLASARDLRLLAEAQESFRELVLELLRNPRRRETYLEAQLEAEYGEPFLGGLEGLIYEYLLRLESALPPPQLQQLQEAAWSESPLAGTLPRPPELRVLTHYLAAMGRPPHPGSPPQPLVSSSPSVAPPGAEQPAPRMPGSPQADAPPAHSLPPGEHHTEPCGAEVWESEAESEDSVPRRKVPWLLRSRNPAPQPP
- the TINF2 gene encoding TERF1-interacting nuclear factor 2 isoform X3 yields the protein MAGSDVGENGCAAPKGGQAAGGPEPCTPLRLAAAAAWQVVRARQLGDFPRVLGLLEAVGQAAPDLVRFRHHARLRLGLQAASARDLRLLAEAQESFRELVLELLRNPRRRETYLEAQLEAEYGEPFLGGLEGLIYEYLLRLESALPPPQLQQLQEAAWSESPLAGTLPRPPELRVLTHYLAAMGRPPHPGSPPQPLVSSSPSVAPPGAEQPAPRMPGSPQADAPPAHSLPPGEHHTEPCGAEVWESEAESEDSVPRRKVRRKGVAAQPGLRKWGALAAAFPQPCPPTPLGGSPPPTAQRQQPPGGAPQDFYW
- the TINF2 gene encoding TERF1-interacting nuclear factor 2 isoform X5, giving the protein MAGSDVGENGCAAPKGGQAAGGPEPCTPLRLAAAAAWQVVRARQLGDFPRVLGLLEAVGQAAPDLVRFRHHARLRLGLQAAIVMGMLREGQPHGRIYEAVDTYFPEGDTQRHPLASARDLRLLAEAQESFRELVLELLRNPRRRETYLEAQLEAEYGEPFLGGLEGLIYEYLLRLESALPPPQLQQLQEAAWSESPLAGTLPRPPELRVLTHYLAAMGRPPHPGSPPQPLVSSSPSVAPPGAEQPAPRMPGSPQAEAVWG
- the TINF2 gene encoding TERF1-interacting nuclear factor 2 isoform X1, which gives rise to MAGSDVGENGCAAPKGGQAAGGPEPCTPLRLAAAAAWQVVRARQLGDFPRVLGLLEAVGQAAPDLVRFRHHARLRLGLQAAIVMGMLREGQPHGRIYEAVDTYFPEGDTQRHPLASARDLRLLAEAQESFRELVLELLRNPRRRETYLEAQLEAEYGEPFLGGLEGLIYEYLLRLESALPPPQLQQLQEAAWSESPLAGTLPRPPELRVLTHYLAAMGRPPHPGSPPQPLVSSSPSVAPPGAEQPAPRMPGSPQADAPPAHSLPPGEHHTEPCGAEVWESEAESEDSVPRRKVRRKGVAAQPGLRKWGALAAAFPQPCPPTPLGGSPPPTAQRQQPPGGAPQDFYW